In one window of Kosmotoga pacifica DNA:
- a CDS encoding DeoR/GlpR family DNA-binding transcription regulator has protein sequence MRPHRYDPQFQEQIAVDVEEKKRIARKAVTFVEKNDVIFVDSGSTTLFFVEELLKSPPINLTIVTNSLYVINTVVQHPTIKLVVLGGYFQYSTMNFLDLEINPFFERYHVNKAFMGVNGIDEIGYYSSTLLEAETKRLIIKSSPKVFILASSSKIFKKSLVLVDRWQGTETLVVSTKDREQLLKLKMVEREDKFTILNSGPLGDPDWRD, from the coding sequence TTGAGACCGCATAGGTATGACCCCCAATTTCAGGAACAGATAGCGGTAGATGTGGAGGAAAAAAAGCGGATTGCCAGGAAAGCAGTAACTTTTGTTGAGAAGAACGATGTGATTTTCGTGGATTCGGGTAGTACGACTCTCTTCTTTGTTGAAGAACTTCTTAAATCACCTCCTATTAACCTTACCATTGTAACTAATTCCCTTTATGTGATAAATACTGTGGTTCAACATCCCACGATAAAACTTGTTGTCCTTGGAGGGTATTTTCAATACAGCACGATGAACTTTCTGGACCTCGAAATCAACCCATTCTTTGAAAGGTATCATGTGAACAAAGCCTTCATGGGAGTCAATGGAATCGATGAAATAGGTTATTATTCTTCCACACTATTAGAAGCGGAAACAAAGAGACTCATTATAAAATCCAGTCCGAAAGTGTTTATTCTCGCAAGCTCCTCAAAGATATTTAAGAAGTCTCTTGTGCTTGTTGATAGGTGGCAAGGGACAGAAACTCTTGTTGTTTCAACAAAAGATCGGGAGCAATTACTCAAATTGAAAATGGTGGAAAGGGAAGATAAGTTTACTATCTTAAACTCTGGTCCCCTCGGGGATCCTGATTGGAGGGATTAA